The segment CGCCGTTGATGCGCAACCCGATGCCGTCACGGACCTTTTCCGGCGTGACGGAGGTGTCCGGTTTCGCCAGCAGACCCTGGTCCTGCAACTGCGCCATCAAACCGCTCCCGAGGATGATCCGGGCATTCTCGCATCCCCTGCGAGGCTTAGGGATGGGCGGGCCTGAACAGACGCTGCCAGACGAAATACACCGGTGCGCCGGCCAGCATGATCAGCACGCCGATGCCGGCATTGCGCGGATTGCTGCGCATGGTCTCGACCACCACCCAGCCGATCACGCCCACGAACAGCAGCGGCAGCAGCGGGTAGCCCGGCACCCGGAAGCTGGCGCCGGCGCCATCGTGGCGCCGGTACCAGAACAGCGTCAGCACGCCGATCGCGCAGGCCAGCCAGTCGGCGAAGGTGGCGTAGTCCAGCAGCTGGCCGTAGCTGCCCGAAGCCACGAGCACGATCGACCATCCGGCCAGCAGCACGATCGCCAGGTTCGGCGTGCGATGCACCGGGTGCAGCCGTGCCACCGAGCGGAAGAACAGCCCGTCCTCGCCCATCACCTGCAGCACGCGGGCGCCCGCCACCACGGTGATGTTGCAGAAGCCCAGGGTGGAGATCGCCACGCCCAGCGAGATCGCCTTGGCGCCGACGGTGCCGAACACCCGCTGCATCACGTCCGCTGCCGGGGCATGGCTGGCGGCCAGCCCCTCGTGACCGAGCGCGGCCAGGTAGGCCACGTTGACCAGCGCGTAGGCGACGATCACCCCGAGCATGCCGAGGAACAGCGCGCGGGGCAGGGTGCGCTGCGGCTGGTCGACTTCGCCGGCGAGGTTGTTGAGGTAGGTGAATCCGGAATAGGCGAACAGCACCGGCAACGCCGCACCCATGAAGCCCACGCCGCGCCGTGCTTCGTCCACCCCCAGCACCGCATGCGCGCCCTGACCCACACCGGCCAGGTAGAGGCCGCAGCCGACCAGCACGGCGACTGCCGCCAGCTTGAGCACGGAGAAGGTGTTCTGGATGGTCGCGCCCAGGCGGATCCCGAACAGGTTGATGCCGGCGACGAAGGCCAGTGCGGCGACTGCCAGCGGCGTGGCCGCCCGTGGCGGCAGGTCGAACAGGGCCGAGGCATAGCTGGCGAAGATGGTGGCCACCGCCGCGGTGGATCCGGAGTAGATCACCAGCAGCATGGTCCAGCCGAACAGGAAGCCGGCCAGCGGACCGAAGGCTTCGCGCAGGTAGACGTAGATGCCGCCGGCGTTCGGTCGCCGCGCGCCGAGCTCGGCATAGCACAGCGCGCCGACAAGGGTCAGCAGTCCTGCCCCGACCCATATCGCCAGCAGCGCGATGCCCGATTCGGTACGCGCCGCGGCCACGCCCGGATTGAGGAAGATGCCGCCACCGATGATGCCGCCGATGACGACCATCGCCGCGTCGCCCAGGCGCATGTTGCGCAGGTATCCGTTCGGGGTATTGGGCATGCGCGGGCGATCCGTTCGCGGGAGGCGGGAGAGGAGGCCGCATCATGTCGGTCCGCGGCAAGGGCGGCAAGCGCCTACGCGCCATGTAGGCGCTTGCCGACAGGCTCGCTGCCTGCGGCTGCCCATACTCCCGCGGCTGCTGCCGCGGTCATGAGGCCGAGGTGCAGAAATCGCCAACCACAGGGGAGTCACCGATGAGCAAGCGCTTCACCATCGCCGTTGCGGCGATGGCCCTTTCCTGCATCTCCGCCGGCTCGCTGGCCGCGACCACCTCGGGCCAGTTCTTTCTCAATGGCACGGTGGGTCAGTCGACCTGGCACGATGACGGCTTCAACACGAGCAAGACGGACACCGCCACGGCGTGGCGCTTTGGCTACGCGTGGAACATCGATCAGGTGAGCTACGGCTTCGAGGCCGGCTATGCCGACTTGGGCAAGGGCAAGGGAACCTACTATTCCGGCGTCGGCAGCAGTGACCTGTCGGGCGGCGCCACCGGACCGCTGGCGGGCGTCAACATGACCTACCGCTTCCGCAACCGCATGTTCGTCAATGCCCGCCTCGGCTGGATGCACGACAACGTCGACTTCAAGATCGGCGGATCCAGCTCGAGCTATTCCGGTGATGGTGGTTACGCGGGTGTCGGCGTGGGCTACGACATCAACGAGAACTTCGGCGTTGGCGTGGCTTACGACCGCTACAACGTGCGCGCCCAGATCAACGGCTCACGGTCGCAGGACGGCGTGGACGTATTCTCCGGGTTCGCCGAAGTGCGCTTCTGAGCACTCTTCGCCGGCAGCGAACGACAACGGCCGCCCCATGGGGCGGCCGTTGCTTTTCCACTGGCCGGTGGCTTACCAGCGGAACCGCATGAATGCGTCCAGGTTGCTCACGTCCAGCGTGCCGATGCCGGCGCCCGGGGTGTAGTGCGGTGCACCCTGGTAGAACCAGTTGTCGCCGCCGTTGACGCTGTTGAACGGCGAGTAGCGGCCATAGCCGAACACCGCCTGCAGGAAGTACATCTGCGGATTCCACAGGCCGATGCGATGGCCCGAGCTCTGCCGCAGCAGCGCGGTGATGCCGTTGAGCTGTGGCGCCACGAAGCTGGTGCCGCCCTGGCCGGCGGTCGCGCCGCCATCGGTGCTGGAGTACACCAGATAGCCCGTCTCCGGGTCCGCGTTGAGTGAGATGTCCGGCAGGTTGCGGCCGGCGAAGTGCGAGGGCAGCTTCAGCAGCGTGGTCGGGCCGGCCGTCGGGTCGTTGTAGTCCAGCGACTGGTGGCCTTCGGTGCGACGGATGCCGCGGGTGAAGTACTGGTAGAACGGCTTGCGCCAGTAGCTGCTGACGCCGCCGCCGCCACCCACCGAGAACAGGTCCACCACACCCTGGCCGAAGTTGGTGTCGAAGTAGGTCTGCAGGTAGTCCCAGCCCCACACGCTCTCCTGCGAGACCGAGGCCACCGGGCCGTTGCCGAAGGCGAAGCTGAAGGGCGTGGTGGTGCCGCCGGCCGCGGTGATGTACGGATCGGATGCCGGCGAGTCCACCGTCAGCGGTGCGCTGAATTCACCGGGACCGGTGCCATGACCGAGCCCGCGCACGGTGTCGTAGGCCCCCGAGTCGCCGGCCGCGGCGAACACCGACTGTCCCTGCACCGCCGCTTCCATCAGCAGCGTGTGGAACGCTTGCAGCGTGCCGACGTCGCGGGTGTCGTTGACGCGTGCGCCGTCCACGTTGAGTGCCGCGAAGTTGTAGATCTCCGGGGCGCCCCAGCTGGTGGAGATGGCGTCGGCGCGGTTGTCCACCACCGCCTGCGCCAGGGCATTGACGAAGCTGGCGTTGGTGTTCGGCGCGTCGTAGACGAGGATGTCGGCATCCGGCGCCAGGCCACCTGCCTGTTCCACGTCCAGCGCGGTCTCGCCGCTGCCGCTGTTGATCGGGCCGCCGCCATCGACGTGGATCTGCTCGATGCGGTGCGGTTTGGTGGTCAGGCCGATGGCACTCCAGTAGGCCTCGGCATCGGCCGGGTCGAAGTTGGCCAGCGTCACGATGGCGACCGTGGAGCCCTTGCCGGTGATGCCGCGCTGATACAGCGGATTGATGTTGTAGAAGTTGGCCACGTCGCCGACGGTGTACTCGCCGGGCTGTCCCGACGCGGTCGGATTGCTGTCGGCGCTCTTCGCGCGGTTGGCACCGATTGCGTTGAGGCTGGCCAGCTTGGGGGCGGCCTGGGGCAGGTGCGGCGAGCTCAGCCGGTGCGACAGGAAGCTCGATTCGTTGTCCAGGCCGACGATCGCGTCCACCTGTCCGACCAGCCCGGCCGGCATCACCACGTCACCGGTCGGACGGTGGTAGAGGCGACCGTTGGAGCGCAGCCGGTAGCTGTGGATAGGGGTGCCGAAGGCGGCGCTGAACTGGGCCAGCGTACCGCTGACCTGGAGCGTGATGCGGTTGGCCATCACGTCGCCGCGCAGTCCCTGCGAGGCCAGGTAATGCTGGACACGGGCGATCTCGGCGTCGGAGGCGCCGTAGCGCCGGGCGAAATCCGCGGTGCTGAGGAAGCGCTGGAAGTTCGGACTGCCGGGGGTGACGGTCTGCTGGATGTAGTTGGCCAGTCCGTGCTCGTCGCGCAGGTGGAGCATCAGCGTGACGTTGACGGTCTGCGAGGCGTCGGTAGCACTCGTGGTGGTCGCCTGTGGCGCATCCGCGGCGCTGGCAAGCGATGCGCCGGCGAAGAACAGTGCGAGGGTGGCGGCGAGGGTGGTGCGGTGAAGCGTGGATCGCATGAGACTCTCCTTAGAACACGACCGGGATCGGAGGCCACGACAGTCCGCGCAAGGCGCGACCTGCCGCGCTTCAACCCGATGGGCGAGCGCGTCATCCGTAGCGATGACTTCATTGTTTCCCTGTACGCCGTCGTGTCCCCCGCAGACCACGATGGCGTTCTGTGAGCTTGCACCCAAAAACACTTCAAGTGAAGTGCTAGGCACTCGGCATTTTTCCTAGAGCGTCGGTGCCAGGTTCAACTCGCCACGCACGGTGAGTGCGCAGGCGCCGCCAATGGTGACGGTGCCTGTCGTGTCGTCGCGGGCGACATCGACCATCCCGTCGCGTCCGACCTCACGCCCCTGGCTGGCCCGGTAGCGGGTGCCGTACAGGTTGTCGCCGCGGAGGCCCAGCCAGGCCATGATCGCTGCATTGGCACTGCCGGTGACCGGGTCCTCCGGAATGCCGTCGGCGGGGCAGAACGCACGCACGGCCATCGCCGCGGTGCCGTCGGTCTCGTGGCCGAACACGCTGACGCCCACGGCTGCGTTGTGCCCGCACAGCGCAGCCACCGCGGCGAGATCCGGCTGCAGCGCGCGCACGGCGCCGGCTTCGCGCAGGTCGCAGACCAGCCAGTGCGGACCGTTGTCGACCAGTCGCACCTCGTCCCGTTCCAGCCTGGCCGGCAAGGCCGCGGCCAGCCGCTCGCGCAGGTCGTCCCCGATCTCGAGGATCCGCGCCGGTGGCGCCTGGACGTGGATCCGGCGGGCGCGGCCATGCCCCTCCACGCGAACCGGCAGCAGCCCCGCCGCACATTCCTGCACGAGCGAGCTCTTGCCGGTATCGACCAGTCCCGCCTCGATCGCGGCATAGGCGCTGCCGACACTGGGGTGTCCGGCGAACGGCAGCTCCTGGCGCGGGGTGAAGATACGCACGCGGTAGTCCGCTTCCGACCTGGTCGGCGGCAGCAGGAAGGTAGTTTCCGAGAGGTTGGTCCAGCGGGCGAAGGCCTGCATCGACGCGTCGTCCAGGTCCTGGGCGTCGATCACGACGGCGAGCGGATTACCCAGCATCGGGCGATCGGCGAAGACATCCAGTTGCATGAAACGACGGGCGGTCATGGCGGGTCCGTACGAGGGTGAGGGATGCACCATGCCAGTGGGGTGCGGCATCGGCAATCCGGTGCCTGGATGTCACAAGCGCGAGTCGCGCACGGCCCGGGCCGTCGTGTTTCTGCTACGGTGCCGGGCCCTTCGGCGCGGCCCGCTGCGGGGAATCCAATGAACCACACAAGGAAGCAGGATGAGCAGGAAGCTTGCCGCGGCGTGCCTCGCCGCGTTGATGCTGTCGTCCGTCGTTCACGCGGAAGGCAATGTATATTTCGTCAACGGCGCACTGGGTGCGTCCGATGGCCACCTGGACGGTAGTTACCGATACGGCGACCGCTTGCGCGGCACCGACGCCGCCGGTGCCGTGCGCGTCGGCGTGATGTGGCAAGACCCGGTCGACCGGGGCATCGAGGTCGGCTACGTCGATCTCGGGCAGGTATCGGACCGGTACGTTGTCTTTCCGTCCAACGTCAGGAACGAGGCTCGCACCCGCGGCATGCTGCTGGGTGGCAACTTCACCTACCGCTTCGATGCGCCCTGGTACCTGTCGATGCGTGGCGGCTGGCTGCATGCCTGGACTGATCTGCGGACCCGCGTCGATGGCCCCTATGGCGTGGCCCCCTCCGCTTCGGCCAGTGGCGATGGCTTCTACGTTGGTGTGGGCGGAGGCTGCGACATCAGCGAACGCCTCAGCGTTGGCCTACATTACGACCTCTATCACGTCCGGGCGTCGGGTGGTGGTGCTGATCTCGGTGGCGACATCGGCACGGCGATGGTTCAGCTCGAATACCGATATTGAGGATGTGATGCCAAGGCGTTGGACTGGGAGGTCTCTTTTCAGTAATTCATAAATCCCGCTTGCTACGATTTGCGGCACTCCGAAAAGGAAGATCGAGGGAAAATGGAATGAATAGATTACTTTTAGTCGTATTGGCCCTGGGCTCGGTCGCTGCGTCAGCATCGGTCAGGGCGGATTCTCAAGAGGGGGGCTATTTCCTGAGCGTGGGTCTGGGAGGGTCGGTCTATCATTCGTTCGGGCGACCAAGCATCCCTGGTTATGTCAAGAAAAACAGCTCCGGCGCCGGGGCCATCCGCTTCGGTTACCAGTGGAATAACGCTGCGCATCTCGGTATCGAGACGGGTTACGTCAATCTGGGCCAGATGAAGTCCCGGTACAGTTTTGGCGATTACTCGCTCAACGAGAAACTGCGGGCATCGGGTTGGATGTTGGGTCTGAACAGTGCCTTTCGTTTCGACAGTCCCTGGTACGTATCCCTGAGAGGGGGACTGCTCCGATCCTTGCAAGAGTCCAGATACAGCTATCAGAACCTGCCCTATGGCCCTGCCTACGGAAGCTCCGGCTATGGCAGTGACAGCGGCACTGGTGCGGGTTGGTATGCAGGCCTGGGTGTCGGATACGACCTCACCGAGCGTTCGAGCATTGGTGTTCAGTACGACAACTATCACCTCCGGGCCACACTTGATGGGGCGTCGAGCGACGGAAACGTATCGGCTTTTACGATCCAGTTCGAGTACCACTTCTGAGGGATGGCAGTGCCGCGCGGTGAGGTGCCTCGCGGCCTGCTCCTATCTTGAGCCCGGTGTGGATTGGGTTGCCGCGGGCTATTGGCGGAACCGGGAACTGGCCAACAGACCCGCGGCGGCGCCTCGGCTACCTTGTGAGTGCGTCATGACGGCGTTCATGCGCGGATCGTGATCCAGCTCACAGGGGTGTTCGATGTTCCGGAAAATGGCGGTGGCGTTCCTCGCCGCTACGACCTTCGCGTCCGCTGCGCAGGCGGCCGGGCCACAGTATTTCGTCGATATCGGCGCGGGCAGTGCGCGCGCGCAGCTCGGCCAGCCGGCCGGTACCGGTTATCGCCGCGACGGCAGCGACGTGGCCAGCGCGCTCCGCGTGGGCGTGCAGTGGCGCGGTCCGGTCAGCTGGGGTGTGGAGACCGGGCTGATCTACCTGGGCAAGTTCTCGGACAGCTACAACCTGCCGGGCGCCACCGTGCAGGACCAGGTGCAGGTATCGGCGGGCCTGCTGGGCGCGACGGCGACCTGGCGCGCCGATGCACCCTGGTATGTCACCGCCCATGCCGGTCTGCTGCATGGCTGGCTGGATGTCAGCTCGCAGGTCAGGCCGCCGATCTACGTGGCCAGCAGCAACGGGATGACGGCGGGTAACGGCTGGTACGCCGGTGTGGGCGGCGGTTACGACCTCAGCGACCGGTTCAGCGTCGGCCTGCATTACGACTTCCATCACCTGAACGCCTCGCGCAACGGCGTCCGCATGGACGGCCATGTCGGCACGCTGATGCTTCAGCTCGAATACCGCTACTGAGTGGGCAGGCCGGGCGCGGCCCGGCGCCATGTGGTTTGGCCGGGTCGCGCCCGATGCGGCAAAATAGCGGGCTGGCGCCGCCGAGATTCCCCCGGTGGGCCCTTATCCCCGCGAGCTGCCCATGACCGCCATCCAGCAGGAAGACCTGATCCAGTCCGTCGCCGACGCGCTGCAGTACATCAGCTACTACCACCCGGTCGACTACATCACCAACCTCGCCGCCGCCTACGAGCGCGAGGAGTCGCCCGCGGCCAAGGACGCGATGGCGCAGATCCTGATCAACTCGCGCATGGCCGCCGAAGGCCATCGGCCGCTGTGCCAGGACACCGGCATCGTCACGGTGTTTCTGAAGGTCGGCATGGGCGTGCGCTGGGAGGGCTTCACCGGCTCGCTGGAAGACGCCGTCAACGAGGGCGTGCGCCGCGCCTACAACGACCCGGACAACAAGCTGCGCGCCAGCGTGCTGGCCGATCCGGCCGGCAAGCGCAGCAACACCAGGGACAACACCCCGGCGGTGATCAACGTCTCGATCGTGCCCGGCGACAAGCTCGACGTGATCGTCGCCGCCAAGGGTGGCGGTTCGGAAGCGAAGTCGAAGTTCGTGATGCTCAACCCGTCCGACTCCATCGTCGACTGGGTGCTGAAGACCGTGCCGACCATGGGCGCCGGCTGGTGCCCGCCGGGCATGCTCGGCATCGGCATCGGCGGCACCGCCGAGAAGGCGATGCTGCTGGCGAAGGAGTCGCTGATGGAGCACATCGACATCCAGGAGCTGATTGCCCGCGGCCCGAGCAACCGCGCCGAGGAGCTGCGCATCGAGCTGTATGAGAAGGTCAACGCGCTCGGCATCGGCGCGCAGGGCCTGGGTGGCCTGACCACGGTGCTCGACGTGAAGATCAAGGACTACCCGACCCACGCGGCCAACCTGCCGGTGGCGATGATCCCGAACTGCGCCGCGACCCGCCATGCGCACTTCACCCTCGACGGCTCCGGCCCGGTGGCGCTTGCGGCCCCCTCGCTGGAGGACTGGCCCAAGCTCACCTACAACCCGGCCAACGCACGGCGGGTGAACCTCGACACCATCACTCCCGAGGAAGTCGCCAGCTTCAAGCCGGGCGAGGTGCTGCTGCTCAACGGCAAGCTGCTGACCGGTCGCGACGCCGCGCACAAGCGCATGGTCGACATGCTCAACAAGGGCGAGAGGCTGCCGGTCGATTTCACCGGCCGCTTCATCTATTACGTCGGCCCGGTCGACCCGGTGCGCGACGAGGTGGTGGGTCCGGCCGGTCCCACCACTGCCACCCGCATGGACAAGTTCACCGAACAGGTCTTGGCGCAGACCGGCTTGCTCGGCATGGTCGGCAAGGCCGAGCGCGGCCCGGCGGCGATCGAGGCGATCAAGAAGCATCGGTCGGTGTACCTGATGGCGGTCGGTGGCGCGGCCTACCTGGTGTCCAAGGCGATCAAGGCCTCCAAGGTGCTGGCCTTCGCGGACCTTGGCATGGAGGCGATCTACGAGTTCGAGGTGCAGGATATGCCGGTGACCGTGGCGGTCGACTCGGCCGGCACGTCGGTTCACAAGACCGGGCCGCGCGAGTGGCAGGCGCGGATCGGCAAGATTCCGGTCGTGGTGGAGT is part of the Dyella thiooxydans genome and harbors:
- a CDS encoding APC family permease, translated to MPNTPNGYLRNMRLGDAAMVVIGGIIGGGIFLNPGVAAARTESGIALLAIWVGAGLLTLVGALCYAELGARRPNAGGIYVYLREAFGPLAGFLFGWTMLLVIYSGSTAAVATIFASYASALFDLPPRAATPLAVAALAFVAGINLFGIRLGATIQNTFSVLKLAAVAVLVGCGLYLAGVGQGAHAVLGVDEARRGVGFMGAALPVLFAYSGFTYLNNLAGEVDQPQRTLPRALFLGMLGVIVAYALVNVAYLAALGHEGLAASHAPAADVMQRVFGTVGAKAISLGVAISTLGFCNITVVAGARVLQVMGEDGLFFRSVARLHPVHRTPNLAIVLLAGWSIVLVASGSYGQLLDYATFADWLACAIGVLTLFWYRRHDGAGASFRVPGYPLLPLLFVGVIGWVVVETMRSNPRNAGIGVLIMLAGAPVYFVWQRLFRPAHP
- a CDS encoding outer membrane beta-barrel protein, giving the protein MSKRFTIAVAAMALSCISAGSLAATTSGQFFLNGTVGQSTWHDDGFNTSKTDTATAWRFGYAWNIDQVSYGFEAGYADLGKGKGTYYSGVGSSDLSGGATGPLAGVNMTYRFRNRMFVNARLGWMHDNVDFKIGGSSSSYSGDGGYAGVGVGYDINENFGVGVAYDRYNVRAQINGSRSQDGVDVFSGFAEVRF
- a CDS encoding S53 family peptidase yields the protein MRSTLHRTTLAATLALFFAGASLASAADAPQATTTSATDASQTVNVTLMLHLRDEHGLANYIQQTVTPGSPNFQRFLSTADFARRYGASDAEIARVQHYLASQGLRGDVMANRITLQVSGTLAQFSAAFGTPIHSYRLRSNGRLYHRPTGDVVMPAGLVGQVDAIVGLDNESSFLSHRLSSPHLPQAAPKLASLNAIGANRAKSADSNPTASGQPGEYTVGDVANFYNINPLYQRGITGKGSTVAIVTLANFDPADAEAYWSAIGLTTKPHRIEQIHVDGGGPINSGSGETALDVEQAGGLAPDADILVYDAPNTNASFVNALAQAVVDNRADAISTSWGAPEIYNFAALNVDGARVNDTRDVGTLQAFHTLLMEAAVQGQSVFAAAGDSGAYDTVRGLGHGTGPGEFSAPLTVDSPASDPYITAAGGTTTPFSFAFGNGPVASVSQESVWGWDYLQTYFDTNFGQGVVDLFSVGGGGGVSSYWRKPFYQYFTRGIRRTEGHQSLDYNDPTAGPTTLLKLPSHFAGRNLPDISLNADPETGYLVYSSTDGGATAGQGGTSFVAPQLNGITALLRQSSGHRIGLWNPQMYFLQAVFGYGRYSPFNSVNGGDNWFYQGAPHYTPGAGIGTLDVSNLDAFMRFRW
- a CDS encoding PhzF family phenazine biosynthesis protein, encoding MTARRFMQLDVFADRPMLGNPLAVVIDAQDLDDASMQAFARWTNLSETTFLLPPTRSEADYRVRIFTPRQELPFAGHPSVGSAYAAIEAGLVDTGKSSLVQECAAGLLPVRVEGHGRARRIHVQAPPARILEIGDDLRERLAAALPARLERDEVRLVDNGPHWLVCDLREAGAVRALQPDLAAVAALCGHNAAVGVSVFGHETDGTAAMAVRAFCPADGIPEDPVTGSANAAIMAWLGLRGDNLYGTRYRASQGREVGRDGMVDVARDDTTGTVTIGGACALTVRGELNLAPTL
- a CDS encoding outer membrane protein, with the protein product MSRKLAAACLAALMLSSVVHAEGNVYFVNGALGASDGHLDGSYRYGDRLRGTDAAGAVRVGVMWQDPVDRGIEVGYVDLGQVSDRYVVFPSNVRNEARTRGMLLGGNFTYRFDAPWYLSMRGGWLHAWTDLRTRVDGPYGVAPSASASGDGFYVGVGGGCDISERLSVGLHYDLYHVRASGGGADLGGDIGTAMVQLEYRY
- a CDS encoding outer membrane protein, with amino-acid sequence MNRLLLVVLALGSVAASASVRADSQEGGYFLSVGLGGSVYHSFGRPSIPGYVKKNSSGAGAIRFGYQWNNAAHLGIETGYVNLGQMKSRYSFGDYSLNEKLRASGWMLGLNSAFRFDSPWYVSLRGGLLRSLQESRYSYQNLPYGPAYGSSGYGSDSGTGAGWYAGLGVGYDLTERSSIGVQYDNYHLRATLDGASSDGNVSAFTIQFEYHF
- a CDS encoding outer membrane protein → MFRKMAVAFLAATTFASAAQAAGPQYFVDIGAGSARAQLGQPAGTGYRRDGSDVASALRVGVQWRGPVSWGVETGLIYLGKFSDSYNLPGATVQDQVQVSAGLLGATATWRADAPWYVTAHAGLLHGWLDVSSQVRPPIYVASSNGMTAGNGWYAGVGGGYDLSDRFSVGLHYDFHHLNASRNGVRMDGHVGTLMLQLEYRY
- a CDS encoding fumarate hydratase gives rise to the protein MTAIQQEDLIQSVADALQYISYYHPVDYITNLAAAYEREESPAAKDAMAQILINSRMAAEGHRPLCQDTGIVTVFLKVGMGVRWEGFTGSLEDAVNEGVRRAYNDPDNKLRASVLADPAGKRSNTRDNTPAVINVSIVPGDKLDVIVAAKGGGSEAKSKFVMLNPSDSIVDWVLKTVPTMGAGWCPPGMLGIGIGGTAEKAMLLAKESLMEHIDIQELIARGPSNRAEELRIELYEKVNALGIGAQGLGGLTTVLDVKIKDYPTHAANLPVAMIPNCAATRHAHFTLDGSGPVALAAPSLEDWPKLTYNPANARRVNLDTITPEEVASFKPGEVLLLNGKLLTGRDAAHKRMVDMLNKGERLPVDFTGRFIYYVGPVDPVRDEVVGPAGPTTATRMDKFTEQVLAQTGLLGMVGKAERGPAAIEAIKKHRSVYLMAVGGAAYLVSKAIKASKVLAFADLGMEAIYEFEVQDMPVTVAVDSAGTSVHKTGPREWQARIGKIPVVVE